GCTACGCCGTTTGTAACTTGGTCTAAGATTATTTGGTATGGTCCGTCAGCTACTTCGGATGAAAGTTCAACTCCTCTGTTAATTGGGCCGGGGTGTAAAATTACAATATCTTTGTTAAATTTTTCTAAGCGTTCTGCAGTAATTCCAAAATATTTGTGATATTCTCTTAACGATGGGATCCTCTCTCCTGCATTTCGCTCAAGCTGAATTCTTAGAACATTTAGTACATCATTGTTTGAAATTGCCTCGTTAATATTGTAATAAACTTTGACACCAAGTGATTCTATACCAAATGGGATCATTGTTGTGGGACCGCAGATTGAAACGTTTGCACCCATAGTTTTAAGTCCAAATATATTTGAAAGTGCAACTCTGCTATGAGCGATATCTCCTACAATACAAACATTCAAACCCTCCAATTTCCCAAACTTTTCTCTAATGGAATACATATCAAGTAGGCCTTGAGTTGGATGTTCGTGTAAGCCATCGCCTGCATTTATAATGATAGCATTTGTGATGCGAGTGAGGAATTTTGGGACTCCAGCAGACTGATGACGAACGACTATCATATCTACTTTCATTGCTTCAATATTTCTAACAGTATCTTTAAATGTTTCTCCTTTTTTCGTGCTGCTGCCTGAAGTTGAAAAATTAACAGTATCAGCTGAAAGTCTTTTTTGAGCAAGCTCAAAGGAAATTCGCGTTCGAGTTGAATTCTCATAAAATAAATTTACGATTGTTTTACCTTGCAGTGTAGGCACTTTCTTTATGGGCCTATCGAGAATCTCTCTAAAAGTAGTAGCAGTGTCCAAAATTAATTGTATATCCTCACGAGGAACCCCATGTAATCCTAATAAATGTTTACTTGATAAAGGCATTTTCTTCTCTCAAAAATTTATTGTTTTGGTGCATTAACTAGATATACTGCGTCTTCGCCGTCTATTTCTTTTAGTTTAACTTTTATTTCTTCATTTAGTGAAGTAGGGATGTTTTTCCCTACAAAGTCTGCTCTTATTGGTAATTCTCTATGTCCTCTGTCAACTAATACACAAAGTTGAATTGTATTTGGTCTTCCAAGATCCATTAAAGCATCTAACGCAGCTCTGACTGTCCTGCCCGTGTAAAGTACATCATCAATTAATATTATATCCTTTTCATTAATATCGAAGGTAATACTTGTAACTGAAACTTCCGGTTGCTTTAGTCTTGTTCTAAAATCATCACGATATAATGTTACATCAAGTATGCCTTTAGGTGGCTCGCTATTATCTATTTCTTTTATTTTATCAGAAATTCTATTACAAATAAATTCGCCTCTTGTACGCATTCCAATTAGTACAAGATTTTTTGAACCTTTGTTACGTTCAAGAATTTCATGTGCTAAACGTGTTATTGTTCTTTGAAGGCCAGTTTCATCAATGATTTTAGCTTTTATTTCCATTAACAGACTCCATATATAAAAAAATACCCCGTTGACTAAAAGTCACCGGGGTCTTTAAAAATTTCTTTTATTTTTCATTGCCTTCTTATCTCTCTGGATAAAGTTAAAGGTATATTTTACGGACGAAAGATAGAAATAAGTTCACACATAAGAAAGAATAAAATGAGTTTTTATTTTTGCCTATCGAGAAAAATTGACAAAACAGCCTATTAATAAAATTCAAATTCTTCCACATAGACTTATTCCCGTAGATTTGGAATAGCCGGAATTAAGGTAGATTAATCTTCGCTGCAAGTTTTAGTTTGACCGATGTAAAACTTGTTGTTTTTTTGCTTTTGAGTATGTAGACGTAAAAGTTCAAGTCATAAGAGTTTAATAATAGTGGTGAAGCTACGGAGGCTCGAACTTCTGCGCTCTCCCTACAAAGCTATAGCCACATCAACTTTAATTGATTTTATTGATTATGATGGTTTACTTTCTTGCCGATGAATAAATATGAAACTAAATTTCAATTGGCTATAGCAAGTGTAGTTTTCAGACTAACATCATTCAATAATTTTTATTCCCAAGTTCAAATTTCTAATGCACATTGTAAATACTTTCAATGAAGTTTAATTCTAAAAAAGTAACTTTACACACTCAACTGATTTTCGAGAAGTAAACATTGGTTGACTGTCTTGCTTTTAACAATTACATAGTACTGCAAATATTATTGAAATAAGTAAAAAGTGAATTAACATTTAATTAATACCATCTTATAGAAATAATTTTTATTTTAAATAAAAAAATATGGGGGCTAAGAAAATCATTTTAATATTAATCTGGAGGTTACTATGTTATTTTCTATAACAAACAAATTATTTATTAGAGCCATCCTATTTATCTTTTTCATAGTACTGATACCTAAAATTTATTCTCAGGATATTACGCCTTTGAGAACTATAAAAACAAATGATTCTGATGGCATGTCTACTTGGGTGCAGGCACCTTCAATAAATGTGACTGGTATTGTAACCTCAATTACAGAATTAGGTACAGGTACAGCAGGACCCGGCACAATTCAAGATTCTGAGACGGGTATTGCAATATATGGTAATTTTTTTTCCAGGGATGGTGGACTCAAAAAAGGCGACTCTGTAATTGTTTATGATGTTCATGTTCAGGCATACAATGGTTTAACGGAACTTTCGTACAACCCTAATAGTTCTGTGCAAATTATTTCTAGTGGACATGTAGTTAATCCAGTAGAAATTAAATTAGCTGACTTTAGTGATGGCTGGGATGGTTTTGAAAAGTACGAAAGTATGTTGGTAATGGTAAAAAATGTAACATTTACTGATACGGCAACCACATTCAGTTTGAATGGCAAAAGCGGCTGGAGTTATCATATTACTGATGGTGTTGATACAGTCCAATTTCGTATAGTTAGGAATACTCCATATTATATAGACAAACCTATACCAAAAGGACTAGTAAATATTGTCGGTATTGTTTCGCAATATGATGCTTCAGCGCCTTATAATAGTGGCTATGAAATTTTCCCCATTGATTCAACAAGCATTTCACCAGTTACATCAGTTAATTTTAAACATGAGATTGATAATTCTTACAACCTTTATCAAAATTATCCAAATCCATTTAACCCATCTACAAAAATTGGTTACCAGCTTCCGGTAAGCGGTTTTGTAAGTCTTAAGGTGTACGACCTTCTTGGAAGAGAGATTGCTACATTGGTAAATGAAAATAAATTAGCAGGGAAGTATGAGGCAACTTTTAATGCAGAGGGACTTCCGAGCGGAATTTATATTTATA
This genomic interval from Melioribacteraceae bacterium 4301-Me contains the following:
- a CDS encoding aspartate carbamoyltransferase catalytic subunit: MPLSSKHLLGLHGVPREDIQLILDTATTFREILDRPIKKVPTLQGKTIVNLFYENSTRTRISFELAQKRLSADTVNFSTSGSSTKKGETFKDTVRNIEAMKVDMIVVRHQSAGVPKFLTRITNAIIINAGDGLHEHPTQGLLDMYSIREKFGKLEGLNVCIVGDIAHSRVALSNIFGLKTMGANVSICGPTTMIPFGIESLGVKVYYNINEAISNNDVLNVLRIQLERNAGERIPSLREYHKYFGITAERLEKFNKDIVILHPGPINRGVELSSEVADGPYQIILDQVTNGVAVRMAVLYLLGTMH
- the pyrR gene encoding bifunctional pyr operon transcriptional regulator/uracil phosphoribosyltransferase PyrR yields the protein MEIKAKIIDETGLQRTITRLAHEILERNKGSKNLVLIGMRTRGEFICNRISDKIKEIDNSEPPKGILDVTLYRDDFRTRLKQPEVSVTSITFDINEKDIILIDDVLYTGRTVRAALDALMDLGRPNTIQLCVLVDRGHRELPIRADFVGKNIPTSLNEEIKVKLKEIDGEDAVYLVNAPKQ
- a CDS encoding DUF5689 domain-containing protein: MLFSITNKLFIRAILFIFFIVLIPKIYSQDITPLRTIKTNDSDGMSTWVQAPSINVTGIVTSITELGTGTAGPGTIQDSETGIAIYGNFFSRDGGLKKGDSVIVYDVHVQAYNGLTELSYNPNSSVQIISSGHVVNPVEIKLADFSDGWDGFEKYESMLVMVKNVTFTDTATTFSLNGKSGWSYHITDGVDTVQFRIVRNTPYYIDKPIPKGLVNIVGIVSQYDASAPYNSGYEIFPIDSTSISPVTSVNFKHEIDNSYNLYQNYPNPFNPSTKIGYQLPVSGFVSLKVYDLLGREIATLVNENKLAGKYEATFNAEGLPSGIYIYRLTSGSKNLAKKMLLVK